One Setaria italica strain Yugu1 chromosome II, Setaria_italica_v2.0, whole genome shotgun sequence DNA segment encodes these proteins:
- the LOC101752658 gene encoding LOW QUALITY PROTEIN: probable inactive purple acid phosphatase 27 (The sequence of the model RefSeq protein was modified relative to this genomic sequence to represent the inferred CDS: inserted 1 base in 1 codon; substituted 1 base at 1 genomic stop codon) gives MGARELPSSLLVAAAFAVATLMMTVAAAAAVAVEDAATDNIQPLSTLKMQAARVAMDSGAAIHASPDVLGQNGEDSAWVTVNFTAPAPSAGHWVALFSPADFGLSVGGGGASTNAAAGQDGPAAGLPTAPIKYMFANISPNFMSSGSGNMSFLVINQRSDYAFGLFSGGKDNMAVTWTSGYNINEAYPFVEWRMKGEESSKRTPAGTLTCTRRHLCGMAAAGRXYRDPGFIHTAILKDLWPNREYFYQIGHELPDGTVVRGKSSTFRASPFPGQDSLQRVVVFGDMGLGQRDGTNELAGFQPGAQVTHGPADQGAAQLYDAVFHIGDLSYANGFLAQWDQFTARIEHIASKVPYMVASGKHERTYHDTGGFYXGNDSRGECGVPAETYFYVPAENRDKLWYAADYGMFRFCVLDRCFASANRKHQPWLVFAAHHPLGYSSNGYYATEGSFSEPMGHALQGLWQKHRVDLAIYGHVHNYERTCLVYENTCMDGEKDNGSYSGTMGGTIHVVAGTGGAKLRDCSAGPRPEERGPGQELRYVKLMASDHSSLRVEFIHSNDGAAHDAFNITRDYKDVLACTVDSCAPHTMGN, from the exons ATGGGGGCACGCGAGCTGCCGTCGTCACtgctcgtggcggcggcgttcgCCGTGGCCACGCTGATGATGacggtggccgccgcggcggccgtcgccgtggaggacgCGGCGACGGACAACATCCAGCCGCTGTCGACGCTGAAGATGCAGGCCGCGCGGGTCGCGATGGACTCCGGCGCCGCCATCCACGCCTCGCCCGACGTGCTCGGCCAGAAC GGGGAGGATTCCGCATGGGTGACCGTCAACTTCacagcgccggcgccgtccgcgGGCCACTGGGTCGCGCTCTTCTCGCCTGCCGATTTCGG TTTGagcgtcggaggcggcggcgcaagcaCCAATGCAGCAGCAGGGCAAGATGGGCCAGCGGCAGGGTTACCCACGGCGCCCATTAAG TACATGTTTGCCAATATCTCGCCGAATTTCATGAGCTCCGGCAGCGGCAACATGAGCTTCCTGGTGATCAACCAGCGGTCCGACTACGCCTTCGGGCTGTTTTCCGGTGGCAAGGACAAT ATGGCTGTAACTTGGACGAGTGGGTACAACATCAATGAAGCATATCCCTTTGTGGAGTGGAGAATGAAGGGAGAGGAGAGCTCCAAACGAACACCAGCCGGCACCCTCACCTGCACGCGGAGGCATCTGTGCG ggatggcggcggcggggcgc TGATACAGAGACCCCGGTTTCATCCACACAGCCATCTTGAAAGACTTGTGGCCCAACAGAGA GTATTTCTACCAAATTGGGCACGAGCTGCCAGACGGAACCGTGGTGCGGGGCAAGTCATCGACCTTCCGTGCATCGCCTTTCCCTGGCCAGGACTCGCTCCAGCGGGTTGTGGTCTTCGGCGACATGGGTCTC GGGCAACGAGATGGAACAAACGAGCTCGCCGGCTTCCAGCCCGGAGCGCAGGTGACCCACGGACCGGCTGATCAAGGAGCTGCCCAACTATACGACGCCGTGTTCCACATCGGTGACCTCTCCTACGCCAACGGTTTCCTCGCGCAGTGGGACCAGTTCACCGCGCGGATCGAGCACATCGCCTCCAAGGTGCCGTACATGGTGGCAAG TGGCAAGCATGAGAGGACTTACCACGACACCGGGGGATTCT ACGGCAACGACTCCCGCGGCGAGTGCGGGGTGCCGGCGGAGACCTACTTCTACGTCCCCGCCGAGAACCGCGACAAGTTATGGTACGCGGCGGACTACGGCATGTTCCGGTTCTGCGTCCTGGACCGGTGCTTCGCGTCGGCCAACCGGAAGCACCAGCCGTGGCTGGTGTTCGCGGCGCACCACCCGCTGGGCTACTCCTCCAACGGCTACTACGCCACGGAGGGCTCCTTCTCGGAGCCCATGGGGCACGCCCTGCAGGGCCTGTGGCAGAAGCACCGCGTCGACCTCGCTATCTACGGCCACGTCCACAACTACGAGCGCACCTGCCTGGTGTACGAGAACACGTGCATGGACGGGGAGAAGGATAATGGCAGCTACTCCGGCACGATGGGCGGGACGATCCACGTCGTGGCCGGCACCGGTGGCGCCAAGCTCCGGGACTGCTCGGCCGGGCCGCGGCCCGAGGAGCGTGGTCCGGGACAAGAGCTTCGGTACGTGAAGCTCATGGCCAGCGACCACTCGTCGCTGCGGGTGGAGTTCATCCACAGCAACGACGGCGCCGCGCACGACGCGTTCAACATCACCAGGGACTATAAGGATGTCCTGGCGTGCACAGTCGACAGCTGCGCGCCCCACACCATGGGCAACTGA